A region of the Nitrospirota bacterium genome:
CAACGTGGACCGGCAATTCCGCTGCGCTTCTTTGCCGGCCAGTTACCTGTATCGTTAACTGTCAAAATCAATAATTCAATATGGAGATTCATTTGGAGATATCAAGGGAAGTAAAAAAGGGTCAAGCAGTTTATTCAAAGCCGGTTCTGTCGATTTATGATATTTGGGTTTTAGGGATATCCAATCAGTATATTTGGAAGTGTCCAACTGCGCGACTTATGGCTCATTTTAATAATCATATTACTTCAAACCACTTGGATATTGGTGTAGGTACAGGATATTTCCTTGATAAATGTTGTTTTCCATCACCTGAAGTGAGAATCGCTCTCATGGATTTAAACCAGAACAGCTTAAATGAAGCAAGCAGACGAATCGAGCGTTACAATCCTGTTCAATACAGGTTTAATGTCCTGGAAAAAATAGAATTGGAAACCGATACTTTTGATTCGATTTCTGTGAATTATTTATTTCATTGTCTTCCAGGCAGGTTGTCAGATAAATTAGTTGTCCTGGATAATGTGAATCATTTATTGTCAGAGAGGGGAATTATATTTGGAGCTACAATTTTATCACATGGAGTTAATAAAGGCCGCATGGCCAATAAGTTGATGTCGTTTTATAATAAAAAAGGTATTTTCAGTAACGCTGATGATAGTGCTGAGGATTTAGAAAATTATTTATCCGGTAAATATTTGAATTATGAAATTGACATTCAAGGTTGTGTTGCATTGTTTAGTGCGTCGAATAAACACATAAGCACTCGT
Encoded here:
- a CDS encoding class I SAM-dependent methyltransferase, giving the protein MEISREVKKGQAVYSKPVLSIYDIWVLGISNQYIWKCPTARLMAHFNNHITSNHLDIGVGTGYFLDKCCFPSPEVRIALMDLNQNSLNEASRRIERYNPVQYRFNVLEKIELETDTFDSISVNYLFHCLPGRLSDKLVVLDNVNHLLSERGIIFGATILSHGVNKGRMANKLMSFYNKKGIFSNADDSAEDLENYLSGKYLNYEIDIQGCVALFSASNKHISTRVS